The bacterium DNA segment CAGTGGAGGACGAATGCAGAGTGGCAGCGGATCAAATTTGTATTGCAGGTGAGCCAGGATCTTGTCGATGACCTTTCCATCCTTGATCACCGAGACAATATCCATTTTGGAATGGCAATTTGGACAAAGAAGGGGGTCTACTTCACAAACCAAACGAATCAGAGCTGCCCAGTTGGCTCGCCGCTGAAAAACCCACTCGCATTCGGGTTGTGGTGAGCAAACAGCTTTTGCGGCGGCCGAGATTTGGCGTTTTCGAAGCTTGCCTCTATGCGAATTCGAGTAGGCTCCACAATAGCGGATTGTCTGGGCTCCTTTTTCCGGGATGTGAGATGTGAGTTTTGCGATCCAGTCGATGGGATCAAAGAGCTGACCGGCAGCTTCAAACAGCGAATCACACCGGTCGTTGGGATGGCGGCCCGTGGCCAGGTACTTCAGGGCTTCGTTTTGTGGATCAAGCTGAAGCCTGCTTGCAGAGACGGGAGGACGAATGATATAAAGGCCCACACGCAGAATGTCCTGTTTGTCGATGATTTTTGGACCTGCATAAACCTGAAATCCCGTATGTTTCCAGGAACGCATCCTTGTAATGAGGTCTTTGCCGATCCGTTCCTTCTTGACAAGCAGTCGAAAAACATTGGCTTCGAAAAGTTCCCGGATGATATTTGCCTGTAACAGCCCAACCGGCTCAAAGGAGCCATCGCGCCGGAAAACCGCGCAAGCAATTAAGCCATGGATGTGGGGATTCCGGTTTAGAAAATCTCCCGCTGTAGCAATCGAAAGAATGCCGGCCGGTAAAACTTCTTTGCCGGCGCAGGCTTCAAAGTATTGCACAATAGCCTTCCAGGCGCATCGCGCCAACTCACCAAGTAACTTGCGATGAAAGAGGAACAGAATCCGAAACATTTTCGGAATGGAAAAGACAATATGGCTGTGCGGACAATCGGCTAAAACCTGGCTTGAAACAAACTCTCGCCACAGGACCGAGCGTTTGGCCGAACACGACGGACAAAATCCACGCCGCCGACAAGAAAACGCCAACAAATATTCGTTCTTACATTGAGGGCAGCGAACCCGCGCAAAACCATTTTTTAAGACACCGCAATTGATGAATCTTTCCACCGTCGACCGGATAATGGATCGCCACTTGCCGTAGTGCTTCTCAAAACGAAATTCGTATTCCGCTGCGAAACGCTCGAAATAATGAAAAAGCACCGAATAGAATGGATTCCTCTCCGGTCGCCTGGGCCTGTAAACCTTCTCTGTTTTATAAGGACACTTATCGCCCATCGCGGGCAAACCAATATCAAGAGCGAGGCCAACACCGGAGATCTCCAATCTCTCTCTCGCTACGCAGCGACAGCGAGATCATCCGGGAATGGGGCTTGATGGAAAGAGTTTTTCCCTCAAACAGGCAAATGAAGCAAATAGAGCATGTTGAGTGTGTCAACTTTATTTGCTCATGTTGGCAAACGGCAAAACGGCGATGGAATTGCTTACTTCTTTTTCAGCAGTTATTTGGGCTTGAAAAAATATTGCTCCACACAAATTGCATTCACAGATGCCGGCGGATGAGTGTTTCACTGTCTCCAGAGTAATCGGTCGCGCGCTCCCCTGGACACGGAAAACCGGAAATCCCCTCTTCATTTTCCGGGTGGACGTTTCCACCTTTAAAACCTTTTCGGATCAGCGTCGAAACGGCTTTTCCAAGTGAAATGCGCTGCTGCTGCGCAAAAACCCTCGCCGTTTCATACACAATCGTCATCGATGTGTTGTTCGGCATTATCCGTCTCCATTCGCTCCTGGCGGCTATTTCGCTCTGCTCGCTGGAATGATCCCCGGGGTTCTGATGACTGAGCACCCCAAAAATTTTGTGCTGCTCGCTTCACGAGCTTAATTCTTCATTCACTTCACCGGTTCGATTTCGGTTGGCCTCCAACTTTTGTGATTCAGCATGTTCAAGGAATCGGTTGCTTTTTCTACCTGAAGATGCAGGTTGCGAATGTTTTCCTGATTTGAAACATCAAGAGAATGGATACTGATATTTTTTGGAAACTTAGAAAGGAGACTTTCCAGGTCTTCAGCGCGCGTTGGATTCCGGCAAGCTGCAAAAACACGCTCCCCGCGTTGTGAATATTGTTTCACGAATTCCAGTTCCAATCCCGCGATTTGCGCCTGTAATCAGGATGTTTAGAATATTCACTCTGTACTCGGATCTTGCAGTTCGTATCGCTGAGAGCCGCCGTAAAAATCAGGATCCAGGATACCAAGATTTGTCGAAAATAGAGGCACCGGAGGGGAGGCTTCAAAATTGTCTCCCGGTTTGATTGCGACAGACATCATCTTACCGTCTAATGAAATATAAAATAGTTCCTTTCCGTCCGATCGCCATCTGGGTTCACCTCCACCCGAAGAAATTTGCCATTTACCTTCGCCGGAGGGAAAACGTCTCACATAAACTTCTTGCCGGCCCGATTCTTCGGAAGTATACGCAACCCAGTTTCCATCCGGGGAAAACTGGCCCTGAACTTCTTGACCGGAACCATTCAAAAAGGCTTCTTTCTCAGGAGGCTCGGACATCTCCAGGTACATCAAGTCCAGATCTGAGAGATTGCCAGCGCTATGAACCAGTAAATATTTGCCATCGGGAGACCAATCGATTGGATGTTCATTTTCGGTACCCAGCAAAATGGGCTGTTCCTGTCCTTCACCAGTGGCAGGTTTTCGGTAAATTTTAGATTGCTCAGCATTCCGATGGGACGCAAATGCGAGCCACCGTCCATCCGGCGACCAGGTTGGATTTTCGTCACTCGTTGAAGGATCAAAAGTAACCCTCGTTTGAACGCCGCGAACCAGATCAATTACCCAGATGTTAACAGGCACCTCCGCTCTTCCGATTCTTTTCCGATTCACCCCCAAAGATCAGATCCTACAATTGACGTAATCAAAAAATTACGCTAATTTAAAAAGGGATGATGAAACCTGATCCTTCGTTGGAGCCTGATTGGGATGGCGAGAACATAGATCACATTGCAAAGCATGGGATTCGACCGGTGCAGGTGGAAGAGGTGTACTATGGTGAAGGACTGTATCCAACGCTTGCGGTTAGAAACAAGCTGAAAAAGGGCGGAATGAGTCAATATCGATATCGATTATGGGGCACGGACGCGTCCGGAACTTACATCGAGGTTATCATCGCTCTCTATGCCAACTACGGACTTTGGAGGTGCGTAACAGCATATCCCATGCCGGTGGCAACTCGAAAAGTCTATTTAAGGAGAATTAAGAAATGAGCAAACTTACCGCAACAATCAGAAAACGACTCAAGAAAGAGGCCTTATTATGGGATACTTTGCTTGCGAATGAGAGTCCGGAGAAAGTTGAAAAACTCCTGGCAAGAGCGCAAATGTTTATGGCTCGTCGACCTCCCCGACAGCCGGTGTGCATCCGCGTTGACCCTTTTGACCTTTCCATGGCAAAACGAATTGCGCGCCGAAAAGGTATCCCCTTTACTCAGCTAATGTCTATGTGGCTGCACGAAAGAATCGAAGAGGAGAAAAGCCGCGGGGATCTCACGGCATAAGCAAGCTCTTCGGCGAATTCTAGCAGCGGCGGGTCCTAAGTCGGGTCAATCGCACTTAAGCCACGAACTTTACTATCCAATTCGATAGGCAACCTCCTGCTTTCTTTTTTGTTATGAAGATAGTCTACCAAGACACGCCTGTGGATTCTCAATGAATTTGGCTTTCGAAGTCGGATTGTCAGAATTCCATAATGCCTTTCAGTACGATGTTTCGCAAACCCTCTATCGGTAGTGACTAGAAGTCTTTGTTCACTTTGTGCCAAAAACCAGACCGGCAAGTCCTTAATTCCTTTGCGGCCGCGATCGTGAAGGCTCACAATCCCGATTTTGCCCTGGCATATGCCGAACTGTCCAGAGCTCATTCAGGGATGTATCACCAGTTTTACGATCGTAATTCGGAAACCCTTAGCAAAGCAAAACAGCCATGGACAAGATTGAATATTTGCTTTCGATCCCCACCTACGGTCTCATCGGCCCCAGTGTTCCCATGCTTCGCATCGATCCAACATGGGATCCGTTGCGCAACCATCCGCGTTTTCAGGAGCTACTGGGGAAATACTCGTGAGTTGCGCGTTTCGATTTCAGATATTCAAAAGGCGTGCAGTGCGATAATCGGCGAGCGGGAAGGTAATCCTGGTTCTGATTTTTTTACTTGATTCTGCAATTTTTTCCAATGTTCTATAGACTTTGGCTTCAAAGTATAGTTCTCCGCATTTATCGCAGACTCGTACAGGAACATTATCTATGTAGACAACCTGTTTCTTGTAATGAAACGGGATCCGGATAATCTTTTCGCTCAAGGTCCCGTCGCAATACTCACACTTCTCTTTTTTCATTATTGTTACCTTCTATTCTATACGCAGTAATGATTCTAAGCCACCCTGTGGCTGACAGCCTGCAAACAATTCCCACATTCTTTCCGTCAAGAGCTTTACCGATGACTTCAAATCTCGTCCCTCTGGGATCTCGTGTGAACCGCTTCGCGACCTTTCCTGTAACAATCGCCTGCTCGATATCCAGAGCGGTCAAATCATCTTCGGACATCTCTTCGTTTGCGTGACCTGAGATCATGTATTTCTGCTCTCTTACCAATTGCCTGAATCTTTCTATGGCATTTCTCATCGAACTTTCGATGTGCGAATTGTTTATACAATCTTCGCACGTACAGGCTCAAATTATAACTGCAAGCAGTCACCACGTTACTAAATCATCCGCCTGTAGAAACTGAAAATCGTCAGCCGATGGCCTTTTCAGAAATCAGATCGTGTTGTTTGTATAATGATCTCAGAAATCCTATGACACTTTCTGCAGGCATTGTACTTGGGGCTTACCAGATTCTTGCGCCGCTGGGTAAGGGTGGTATGGGGGAAGTGTATCGAGCCAGGGATAAAGACTAACGACTCGGAGTCCAGTTGGTGATTATGTGCATGCTCGGAGGTGTCCCGGCTACCACCACGGTATTGACAAGAAAACGGGATCCATCAGCAGTTACGTCGTATCGCTGAGAGCCGCCGTAAAAATCAGGATCCAGAACACCAAGATTTGTCGAAAAGAGAGGCACCGGAGGGGAGGCTTCAAAATTGTCTCCCGGTTTGATTGCGACAGACATCATCTTACCATCCAATGAAATATAAAATAGTTCCTTTCCGTCCGATCGCCATCTGGGTTCACCTCCACCGGATGAAATTTGCCACTTGGCTTCGCCGGAGGGAAAACGTCTCACATAAACTTCTTGCCGGCCCGATTCTTCGGAAGTATACGCAACCCAGTTTCCACCCGGTGAAAACTGGCCCTGAACTTCTTGACCGGAACCATTCAGGAATGCTTTTTTCTCAGGAGGCTCGGACATAACCAGGTACATCAAGTCCAGATCTGAATAATTGCCTGCGCTATGAACCAGCAAATATTTGCCATCGGGAGACCAATCGATGGGATGTTCATTTCCGGTACCCAGCCAAACGGACTGTTCCTGTCCTTCACCAGTGGCGGGTTTTCGGTAAATCTTAGCTTGCTCAGCATTGCGATGGGACGCAAATGTGAGCCACC contains these protein-coding regions:
- a CDS encoding transposase zinc-binding domain-containing protein, which codes for MEISGVGLALDIGLPAMGDKCPYKTEKVYRPRRPERNPFYSVLFHYFERFAAEYEFRFEKHYGKWRSIIRSTVERFINCGVLKNGFARVRCPQCKNEYLLAFSCRRRGFCPSCSAKRSVLWREFVSSQVLADCPHSHIVFSIPKMFRILFLFHRKLLGELARCAWKAIVQYFEACAGKEVLPAGILSIATAGDFLNRNPHIHGLIACAVFRRDGSFEPVGLLQANIIRELFEANVFRLLVKKERIGKDLITRMRSWKHTGFQVYAGPKIIDKQDILRVGLYIIRPPVSASRLQLDPQNEALKYLATGRHPNDRCDSLFEAAGQLFDPIDWIAKLTSHIPEKGAQTIRYCGAYSNSHRGKLRKRQISAAAKAVCSPQPECEWVFQRRANWAALIRLVCEVDPLLCPNCHSKMDIVSVIKDGKVIDKILAHLQYKFDPLPLCIRPPL
- a CDS encoding DUF4258 domain-containing protein, with translation MRNAIERFRQLVREQKYMISGHANEEMSEDDLTALDIEQAIVTGKVAKRFTRDPRGTRFEVIGKALDGKNVGIVCRLSATGWLRIITAYRIEGNNNEKREV